From the Nodularia sp. NIES-3585 genome, one window contains:
- a CDS encoding GspMb/PilO family protein produces the protein MTMSQDFNFDAQGGEFGSETSYPVAFGITFTPKIIGIVVGSLGFAGAAYMLLNMVMPTWESFQNKQIQANDLQSQVEQKKASIQQIGQVKAELAQAKQETIQVLSLFANEETLDTLLLDINRLVESSNAEVSANAVRAKLQRFVPASEPAEPINDGSLGAIVDGKLKRSSINVEIEGTFEQTQSIVRNIERLQPLLIVKNYQARLSPQQATDSSGEEIIRVGPAPITTSFELQALMPLNSEEVAAAAQAAEGATKR, from the coding sequence ATGACAATGAGTCAAGATTTTAATTTTGATGCTCAAGGCGGGGAATTTGGTTCGGAAACATCCTACCCCGTTGCTTTTGGTATTACTTTCACACCTAAAATTATTGGCATTGTGGTGGGTTCCTTGGGATTTGCCGGAGCCGCGTATATGCTGCTAAACATGGTAATGCCAACATGGGAAAGTTTTCAAAACAAACAAATACAAGCTAATGATTTGCAAAGTCAAGTTGAGCAAAAAAAAGCCAGCATTCAACAAATTGGCCAAGTAAAAGCCGAGTTAGCCCAAGCAAAGCAGGAAACCATCCAGGTTTTAAGTTTATTTGCTAATGAAGAAACCTTAGATACTCTATTGCTGGATATAAATCGTTTAGTTGAGTCTAGTAATGCGGAAGTTTCCGCTAATGCAGTCAGGGCAAAACTACAAAGGTTTGTGCCAGCTTCAGAGCCAGCAGAACCAATTAATGATGGGTCTCTGGGCGCTATAGTCGATGGCAAATTGAAACGCAGTAGTATTAATGTTGAAATTGAAGGGACTTTTGAACAAACACAATCAATTGTTCGTAATATTGAACGTTTGCAGCCGTTGCTAATAGTTAAAAATTATCAAGCGAGATTGTCTCCTCAACAGGCCACAGATTCATCAGGCGAGGAAATTATTCGGGTAGGACCAGCACCAATTACTACGTCTTTTGAACTACAGGCATTAATGCCACTTAATTCAGAAGAAGTTGCTGCTGCGGCTCAGGCGGCTGAAGGCGCAACTAAGCGATAA
- a CDS encoding PilN domain-containing protein: MYSLDVNFLKDRVVYQNTPQKSSGFKLPTGDLTPIYVGLAVGVCLPAFIGAGLWFLQARNSQLDQQIAQLDQENKRLETEIGNINKIREETKTVKAQTQGLVTVFDQIRPWSAMLQDLRDRIPATVQIETVRQLEPTTAARGQSPTNPAGGLEVTGIARSFNDVNDFLLTLQQSQFLQSSSSRITTANLVDAPIQPGGNQSANGVEIKLPQVVRYTIQSNVSDVPASELIRELEKKGTVGLVARIRSMQELGVISK, encoded by the coding sequence ATGTACAGTTTAGATGTTAATTTTCTTAAAGATCGCGTAGTTTACCAGAACACGCCTCAAAAAAGCTCAGGATTTAAACTGCCAACTGGCGATTTAACACCAATCTATGTGGGATTGGCTGTTGGTGTGTGTTTGCCAGCTTTTATCGGGGCTGGTTTGTGGTTTTTGCAGGCGAGAAATAGTCAATTAGATCAGCAAATAGCACAATTAGACCAGGAAAACAAGAGGTTAGAAACTGAAATTGGCAATATTAATAAAATCCGGGAGGAGACAAAAACAGTTAAAGCCCAAACACAGGGTTTAGTGACTGTATTTGATCAGATTCGCCCTTGGTCTGCCATGTTACAAGATTTGCGCGATCGCATACCAGCAACAGTGCAAATTGAAACCGTGAGGCAACTTGAACCCACTACCGCAGCCCGAGGACAGTCACCAACCAATCCAGCTGGAGGATTAGAAGTTACTGGGATAGCACGTTCTTTTAACGATGTCAATGATTTTCTGTTGACTCTACAACAGTCTCAATTTTTGCAATCGTCCTCAAGCAGAATTACCACAGCCAACTTAGTCGATGCACCAATACAACCGGGTGGTAATCAATCGGCTAATGGTGTGGAAATTAAACTACCCCAAGTCGTGAGATACACAATTCAATCAAATGTGAGTGATGTTCCAGCTTCTGAATTAATCCGGGAATTGGAGAAAAAAGGCACAGTGGGATTAGTCGCTAGAATTCGCAGTATGCAAGAATTAGGAGTCATTTCAAAATGA